In Alkaliphilus flagellatus, one DNA window encodes the following:
- the grpE gene encoding nucleotide exchange factor GrpE: MKDIKQEEVEGIEENKETANNNLEATLDEIEETDENFKDLEEKLAEKTAEYEDVFSQFQRLQADFSNYKKRVEKEKGEIYLYANEKIASDLLNIIDNLERAIQSQTDIDEDNSLLEGINLVYKQLIDTLTKHGVEEIEALGKPFDMNLHYAVMQEETNGEANCVIDILQKGYKINDRVLRPAMVKVSR, translated from the coding sequence TTGAAGGATATTAAACAAGAAGAGGTTGAAGGCATAGAAGAAAACAAAGAAACTGCGAATAACAACCTAGAAGCTACCTTGGATGAAATTGAGGAAACAGATGAAAACTTTAAAGATTTAGAAGAGAAATTAGCAGAAAAGACAGCAGAATACGAAGATGTTTTTAGCCAATTTCAGAGACTTCAAGCAGATTTTTCAAACTACAAGAAGCGTGTAGAAAAGGAAAAAGGAGAAATTTATCTTTATGCAAATGAAAAAATTGCATCGGATTTGCTAAATATAATAGATAATTTAGAAAGGGCTATACAGTCCCAAACCGATATCGATGAAGATAATTCTTTATTAGAAGGAATTAATTTAGTATATAAGCAATTAATAGATACTCTAACTAAACATGGAGTAGAAGAAATTGAAGCTTTAGGAAAACCTTTTGATATGAATCTTCATTATGCAGTAATGCAGGAGGAAACAAATGGAGAAGCTAACTGTGTTATAGATATACTCCAAAAAGGTTATAAAATAAATGATAGAGTATTAAGGCCAGCAATGGTTAAAGTATCAAGATAA
- the dnaK gene encoding molecular chaperone DnaK, with the protein MGKVIGIDLGTTNSCVAVLEGGEPVVIANSEGNRTTPSVVAFGKDGERIVGEPAKRQAVVNPDKTIMSIKTQMGYDHKVNIDGKQYTPQDISAMILQKLKADAEAYLGETVTDAVITVPAYFSDSQRQATKDAGRIAGLNVQRIINEPTAASLAYGLDKTEEHQKILVYDLGGGTFDVSILELGDGVFEVLSTSGDNHLGGDNFDKVVIDYIAEEFKKQEGVDLRQDSMSLQRLNEAAEKAKKELSSTMTTNINLPFITATSTGPKHLNMDLTRAKFDEITSHLVEKTLGPVKKAMSDAGLSANEVDKVILVGGSTRILAVQQAVKSVTGKDPHKGINPDECVALGAAIQAGVLTGEVKDVLLLDVTPLSLGIETVGGVFTKLIERNTTIPTRKSQVFSTAADNQPAVDIHVLQGERQMAGDNITLGRFELGGIPPAPRGIPQIEVTFDIDANGIVNVSAKDLGTGKEQNITITASSNLNDEEIERKIKEAEQFAEEDKKRKESVEVRNQADSLIYQTEKTLKELEGKVSAQDESKVKEEVEKLKKALESDNVEDMKKSIEDLTNAFHAISQQMYQQAQQAEGEAHGSGDETTNKENVVDADYEVVEDEDK; encoded by the coding sequence ATGGGTAAAGTAATTGGAATTGACTTAGGAACTACAAACTCATGTGTTGCTGTATTAGAAGGTGGAGAGCCAGTAGTTATTGCAAATAGCGAGGGAAATAGAACAACACCTTCAGTTGTAGCATTTGGTAAAGATGGAGAGAGAATTGTAGGGGAACCTGCGAAAAGACAAGCAGTAGTAAATCCTGATAAAACAATTATGTCCATTAAAACACAAATGGGATATGATCACAAAGTAAATATTGATGGAAAACAATATACACCTCAAGATATTTCTGCAATGATTCTTCAAAAATTAAAGGCAGATGCGGAAGCTTATTTAGGAGAGACTGTAACAGATGCAGTAATTACAGTACCAGCTTATTTTTCAGATAGTCAAAGACAAGCAACCAAGGATGCAGGTAGAATTGCAGGACTTAATGTACAAAGAATTATAAACGAGCCAACGGCTGCATCGTTAGCATATGGACTAGATAAAACAGAGGAACATCAAAAAATATTAGTATATGACTTAGGTGGAGGAACATTTGACGTATCTATACTAGAACTTGGTGATGGAGTATTTGAAGTGTTATCAACAAGTGGAGATAACCACTTAGGTGGAGATAATTTCGATAAAGTAGTAATAGACTATATTGCCGAAGAATTTAAAAAGCAAGAAGGTGTAGATTTAAGACAAGATAGTATGTCTTTACAAAGATTAAATGAAGCTGCTGAAAAGGCTAAAAAAGAGCTTTCTAGTACTATGACAACAAATATTAATCTACCATTTATTACTGCAACTAGCACAGGACCAAAACATTTGAATATGGATTTAACAAGAGCTAAGTTTGATGAAATTACATCTCACTTAGTAGAAAAAACCTTAGGACCAGTTAAAAAAGCTATGAGCGATGCGGGATTATCCGCTAATGAAGTGGATAAAGTAATTTTGGTTGGTGGTTCAACTAGAATACTAGCAGTACAACAGGCCGTAAAAAGTGTAACGGGTAAAGATCCACATAAAGGTATTAACCCAGACGAGTGTGTTGCTTTAGGTGCTGCAATTCAAGCAGGAGTACTTACAGGAGAAGTAAAAGACGTATTATTATTAGACGTAACTCCATTATCATTAGGAATTGAAACAGTAGGTGGAGTCTTTACAAAATTAATAGAAAGAAATACAACAATTCCTACGAGAAAGAGTCAGGTGTTCTCTACTGCTGCTGATAATCAACCTGCAGTTGATATCCACGTATTACAAGGAGAAAGACAAATGGCAGGGGATAATATTACCCTTGGAAGATTTGAGTTAGGCGGAATACCACCAGCACCAAGAGGAATTCCACAAATTGAAGTTACCTTTGATATCGATGCCAACGGTATTGTTAATGTATCTGCTAAAGATTTAGGAACAGGTAAAGAGCAGAATATTACAATTACTGCTTCAAGTAACTTAAACGATGAAGAAATTGAAAGAAAAATTAAGGAAGCAGAGCAGTTTGCAGAAGAAGATAAAAAACGTAAAGAAAGTGTTGAAGTGAGAAATCAAGCAGACTCATTAATATATCAAACTGAAAAAACATTAAAAGAGCTTGAAGGGAAAGTAAGTGCTCAGGATGAGTCAAAAGTAAAAGAAGAAGTAGAAAAGTTGAAAAAAGCCCTTGAAAGTGATAATGTAGAAGATATGAAAAAATCAATTGAAGATTTAACAAATGCTTTCCATGCAATTTCTCAACAAATGTATCAACAAGCACAGCAGGCTGAAGGAGAAGCACATGGCTCAGGTGATGAAACTACTAATAAAGAAAATGTAGTTGATGCAGATTATGAGGTTGTAGAGGACGAAGACAAGTAA
- the dnaJ gene encoding molecular chaperone DnaJ produces the protein MVSKRDYYEVLGVSKDASEQDIKKAYRKMAMEYHPDRNPDNKEAEEKFKEVNEAYEVLSSPDKRKRYDQFGHAGMNGNGGGGFEGFGGFSGGGGFEDIFGDIFDMFGGGFSSSRRRSGPQKGADLQYETTITFEEAAFGVEKEVEFYRNDSCNTCNGTGAKPGTTTNTCKKCNGTGEVKFAQRTPLGQIVNVRPCDECNGDGKIIETPCSTCNGKGKIRKLRKLKVKIPAGVDTGSVISIRGEGEPGIKGGPTGDFYVVINVLPHKIFKRDGYDIICEMPITFVQATLGDELEVPTLEGKVKYKIAEGTQSGTIFRLKSKGIVHPKGYGKGDQYVKVIIEVPTKLSEKQKDMLRTFASESGEEVHEQRKSFFNKVKDVFGV, from the coding sequence ATAGTGAGTAAACGTGATTATTATGAAGTATTAGGTGTAAGTAAAGATGCCAGTGAACAAGATATAAAAAAGGCTTATCGTAAGATGGCTATGGAATACCATCCAGATAGAAATCCTGATAATAAGGAAGCAGAAGAAAAATTTAAGGAAGTAAATGAAGCCTACGAAGTGCTAAGCTCACCAGATAAAAGAAAAAGATACGATCAATTTGGCCATGCAGGGATGAATGGCAATGGTGGCGGTGGTTTTGAAGGCTTTGGTGGTTTTAGTGGTGGCGGAGGCTTTGAAGATATATTTGGGGATATATTTGATATGTTTGGTGGCGGTTTTTCATCATCCAGAAGAAGAAGCGGACCCCAAAAAGGAGCAGATCTTCAATATGAAACAACAATTACATTTGAAGAAGCAGCCTTTGGAGTAGAAAAAGAGGTTGAGTTTTATAGAAATGATAGTTGCAATACTTGTAATGGCACAGGAGCAAAACCTGGAACAACAACTAATACATGTAAAAAGTGTAATGGAACAGGTGAGGTTAAATTTGCCCAAAGAACTCCATTAGGACAAATAGTCAACGTTCGTCCATGTGATGAATGTAATGGAGATGGAAAAATTATAGAAACACCATGTAGCACATGTAATGGTAAGGGAAAAATTAGAAAACTAAGAAAGCTAAAAGTAAAAATCCCAGCTGGTGTGGATACAGGTTCTGTAATATCTATACGTGGTGAAGGAGAACCAGGTATTAAGGGTGGTCCTACAGGAGATTTTTATGTAGTTATAAATGTTCTACCTCATAAAATTTTTAAAAGAGATGGATATGATATTATTTGTGAAATGCCTATTACATTTGTTCAGGCAACCCTGGGTGATGAGCTAGAGGTACCTACATTAGAAGGAAAAGTAAAATATAAAATAGCTGAAGGTACGCAAAGCGGTACTATATTCAGGCTAAAATCAAAGGGAATTGTTCACCCTAAAGGATATGGTAAGGGTGATCAATATGTAAAAGTTATAATTGAAGTGCCTACAAAGCTTTCCGAAAAACAAAAGGATATGTTAAGGACTTTTGCGTCAGAAAGTGGAGAAGAAGTACATGAGCAAAGAAAGTCATTTTTCAATAAAGTTAAGGATGTTTTTGGCGTATAG
- the prmA gene encoding 50S ribosomal protein L11 methyltransferase, with the protein MKWIEVSIKTTTEAVEAVANVLYDAGVSGVVIEDPYDIILVNSDEKAWDYVDESLIDLEQGAIVKGYIPESSDLVEKIDLIKQSISTLPEFGLNIGTGEVSTLEVNEEDWSTSWKKYYKPTKIGKDIVIKPTWEQYEAQEGEIIIEMDPGMAFGTGTHETTMMCVQQLEERISKESTVFDIGCGSGILSIVAAKLGAEKVIGVDFDEVAVNVAKKNVIENKVDDAVEIRHGNLMDVVKEKADIVVANIIADIIILLSKDIKGFLNSDGLFIASGIILDKIDEVKKNLAVNGLEVIQVETLGEWAVIVSKVKGE; encoded by the coding sequence ATGAAATGGATTGAAGTATCAATAAAAACAACTACAGAAGCAGTAGAGGCTGTTGCCAATGTGTTATACGATGCAGGAGTATCTGGAGTTGTAATTGAAGATCCCTACGATATTATTTTAGTAAACAGCGATGAAAAAGCTTGGGATTATGTGGATGAGTCACTAATTGACTTAGAACAAGGAGCAATAGTAAAAGGATATATTCCTGAGTCTTCGGATCTTGTTGAAAAAATAGATTTAATTAAACAATCTATTAGTACTTTACCAGAGTTTGGACTAAATATTGGTACAGGAGAAGTTAGTACGCTTGAAGTTAATGAAGAAGATTGGAGTACTTCCTGGAAAAAATACTACAAGCCAACTAAGATAGGAAAAGATATTGTGATTAAACCAACTTGGGAGCAATATGAGGCTCAGGAAGGTGAAATAATTATTGAAATGGATCCAGGTATGGCCTTTGGTACAGGTACTCATGAAACTACGATGATGTGTGTACAACAATTAGAAGAACGTATTTCTAAAGAATCTACAGTTTTCGATATTGGTTGTGGCAGTGGAATACTATCTATTGTTGCTGCTAAGTTAGGTGCCGAAAAGGTTATAGGTGTAGACTTTGATGAGGTTGCAGTTAATGTAGCTAAGAAAAATGTTATAGAAAATAAAGTTGATGATGCGGTAGAAATAAGACATGGTAATTTAATGGACGTAGTTAAAGAAAAGGCTGATATAGTTGTAGCGAACATTATAGCAGATATTATTATACTTCTGAGTAAAGATATAAAGGGTTTCTTAAACAGTGATGGACTTTTTATTGCTTCGGGAATTATTTTAGATAAAATTGATGAAGTTAAAAAGAATCTAGCAGTTAACGGGTTAGAAGTAATACAAGTAGAAACATTAGGCGAATGGGCGGTAATTGTTTCTAAAGTAAAAGGAGAATAA
- a CDS encoding 16S rRNA (uracil(1498)-N(3))-methyltransferase, translated as MHRFFVTSDQIDLIQKQIVIKDEDVKHISKVLRLKEEDIVEICDGVNNEYVCKIESINKNDVLLSIIDNRKSAKESPIEVVLYQGIPKSTKMDLIIQKTTELGITEIIPVDMERTIVQFNNDKDKEKKVDRWQKIALEAAKQSKRGIVPSIHLPLSFKEAIEHSKENELNIMPYENQDDKGFKSIICSLSEEAKLSIKKVGIWIGPEGGFDEGEVTQAIENQIYPITLGPRILRTETAGFTILSLVMYELGDLGGA; from the coding sequence ATGCATCGTTTTTTTGTTACCTCTGATCAAATTGACTTAATACAAAAACAAATTGTTATTAAAGATGAAGATGTTAAACACATTTCCAAGGTACTAAGACTTAAAGAGGAAGATATAGTAGAAATATGCGACGGAGTAAATAATGAATATGTTTGTAAAATAGAGTCAATTAATAAGAATGATGTATTGCTTTCAATTATAGATAATAGGAAATCTGCTAAAGAGTCTCCGATTGAGGTTGTTTTGTATCAGGGAATTCCTAAGTCTACTAAAATGGACTTAATCATACAAAAAACTACGGAATTAGGTATAACAGAAATTATACCTGTGGATATGGAAAGAACCATTGTTCAATTTAATAATGATAAGGACAAGGAAAAAAAGGTAGATCGATGGCAAAAAATTGCATTAGAAGCAGCTAAACAAAGTAAGAGAGGTATAGTCCCTAGTATCCATTTGCCACTTAGCTTTAAGGAGGCAATAGAACATAGCAAAGAAAATGAATTAAATATAATGCCCTATGAAAATCAAGATGACAAGGGATTTAAGAGTATTATTTGCTCTCTATCTGAAGAGGCAAAATTGTCTATAAAAAAAGTAGGAATTTGGATTGGGCCAGAAGGTGGATTTGATGAAGGAGAAGTGACACAGGCTATAGAAAATCAAATTTATCCTATTACATTAGGTCCTAGAATACTTAGAACAGAAACCGCAGGATTTACTATATTAAGCTTAGTAATGTACGAGTTAGGAGATTTAGGAGGAGCGTAA
- the mtaB gene encoding tRNA (N(6)-L-threonylcarbamoyladenosine(37)-C(2))-methylthiotransferase MtaB, with amino-acid sequence MKKVAFHTLGCKVNQYETQAMGEIFEKEGYNIVPDSEIADVYVINTCTVTNVGDKKSRQFIRRAKRNNPEAIIAVVGCYAQTAPKEVLSIEGVNIVIGTNERNKIVEAVKKCEVDEKISLVDDIMKVKHFEEMSIADVKDKTRAFLKIQEGCNQYCTYCIIPYARGPIRSRGKLEIVEEVKGLVDKGFKEVVLTGIHVASYGKDLDTGSTLIDILKEVNKVKGLKRIRLSSLEPTLFTYEFLNELSKLEKICEHFHLSLQSGCNATLKRMNRKYTAEEYKEIVNRIRTVYPEVALTTDIIVGFPGETDEEFNITYNFVKEIGFSEIHVFKYSPRTGTPAAKYTNQVDGLIKHYRSEKLIELGEQLKDNYRTMFIGRNKKVLFEAFSKDVTGYVEGYTDNYLKILAPANDVKEGELDIVTLKELRQDYILGEKK; translated from the coding sequence GTGAAAAAAGTAGCTTTTCATACATTAGGTTGTAAAGTTAATCAATATGAAACTCAAGCAATGGGTGAGATTTTTGAAAAAGAGGGATATAATATAGTACCCGATAGTGAAATTGCAGATGTTTATGTTATTAATACATGCACTGTAACTAATGTTGGAGATAAAAAGTCTAGGCAGTTTATACGCAGGGCAAAAAGAAATAATCCAGAGGCAATCATAGCAGTTGTAGGTTGTTATGCTCAAACAGCTCCAAAAGAAGTTTTGTCTATTGAAGGGGTAAATATTGTTATTGGAACAAATGAGCGAAATAAAATAGTTGAAGCAGTTAAAAAATGTGAAGTTGATGAAAAAATTAGCTTAGTAGATGATATTATGAAAGTTAAACACTTCGAGGAAATGTCTATTGCAGATGTAAAAGATAAAACTAGAGCCTTTTTAAAAATACAAGAAGGATGTAACCAATACTGCACCTACTGTATTATTCCATATGCTAGAGGACCTATTAGAAGTCGTGGAAAACTTGAAATAGTAGAAGAAGTAAAGGGTCTGGTTGACAAAGGCTTTAAAGAAGTAGTATTAACTGGTATCCACGTTGCATCTTATGGAAAAGACTTAGATACAGGCTCAACTCTTATAGATATACTAAAGGAAGTAAATAAAGTTAAAGGTTTAAAAAGAATAAGGTTAAGCTCTTTAGAACCTACCTTATTTACATATGAGTTTTTAAATGAGCTTTCTAAACTTGAAAAAATATGTGAACATTTTCATCTTTCTCTTCAAAGTGGCTGTAATGCAACATTAAAAAGAATGAATCGAAAGTATACAGCAGAGGAATATAAGGAAATCGTTAACAGAATTAGAACCGTATATCCTGAAGTAGCTTTAACTACAGATATCATTGTAGGATTCCCAGGAGAAACCGACGAGGAATTTAATATAACTTATAATTTCGTAAAAGAAATTGGATTTAGTGAAATTCATGTATTTAAATATTCGCCTAGAACTGGAACACCAGCAGCAAAATATACAAATCAAGTGGATGGTCTAATAAAACACTATCGTAGTGAAAAATTAATTGAATTAGGGGAACAATTAAAGGACAATTACCGTACTATGTTTATAGGTAGAAATAAGAAGGTTTTATTTGAAGCATTTTCAAAAGATGTTACTGGCTATGTCGAGGGATATACTGATAACTATTTAAAGATTCTAGCTCCTGCTAATGATGTAAAAGAAGGCGAATTAGATATAGTTACCCTTAAAGAACTAAGACAAGATTATATTTTAGGAGAAAAGAAATAG
- a CDS encoding histidine triad nucleotide-binding protein, whose translation MSNCIFCRIIEGEIPSTLVYENEHVIAFEDINPEAPTHLLIVPKKHIPTTMDVMEEDGKIIMPEIFAAIGHLARQFDLEQEGFRIVNNCGSNGGQTVNHLHFHLLGGRQLQWPPG comes from the coding sequence ATGTCAAATTGTATCTTTTGTAGGATAATAGAGGGGGAAATTCCATCTACCTTAGTCTATGAAAATGAACATGTAATAGCTTTTGAGGATATTAATCCTGAAGCACCTACACACCTGCTTATTGTACCTAAAAAGCATATTCCAACTACTATGGATGTAATGGAAGAGGATGGTAAAATTATTATGCCCGAAATCTTCGCAGCTATAGGACATTTAGCTAGACAATTTGATTTAGAGCAAGAGGGATTTAGAATTGTAAACAACTGCGGTAGCAATGGCGGTCAAACAGTGAACCATTTGCATTTTCACCTTTTAGGTGGAAGACAACTTCAGTGGCCTCCAGGTTAA
- the rpsU gene encoding 30S ribosomal protein S21: MSEIKIRDNESLDNALRRFKRQCAKSGILSEVRKREHYEKPSVKRKKKAEAARRNKSKF; this comes from the coding sequence ATGTCAGAGATAAAAATAAGAGATAATGAATCACTAGATAATGCTCTTCGTAGATTTAAAAGACAGTGCGCTAAGTCTGGTATTTTATCAGAAGTAAGAAAAAGAGAGCACTATGAAAAGCCTAGTGTAAAGCGTAAGAAAAAGGCTGAAGCCGCACGAAGAAATAAAAGCAAATTCTAG
- a CDS encoding GatB/YqeY domain-containing protein, translating into MSLKERLADQLKNAMKNKDQLRKNVITMIRADIKQIEVDKRVELTDEEVIEIISKQAKQRRDSIEEFKKGGREDLVEQAAQEVDVLMEYLPEQLSEEEIETIIKEVIADTGATSMKDMGKIMATAMPKLKGRTDGKVVNQIVRKILQ; encoded by the coding sequence ATGTCCCTCAAAGAGAGATTAGCTGACCAATTAAAAAATGCCATGAAGAATAAAGACCAACTTCGAAAAAATGTTATTACAATGATTCGTGCTGACATAAAACAAATAGAAGTGGATAAAAGGGTTGAGCTTACGGATGAAGAAGTTATTGAAATAATTTCTAAGCAAGCAAAACAACGAAGAGATTCCATTGAAGAGTTTAAAAAGGGTGGTCGAGAAGACTTAGTTGAACAAGCGGCACAAGAAGTAGATGTGCTTATGGAATACTTACCTGAACAATTGTCAGAAGAAGAAATTGAAACAATAATTAAGGAGGTTATTGCCGATACCGGTGCTACCTCTATGAAAGATATGGGAAAAATAATGGCTACAGCAATGCCTAAATTAAAAGGCAGAACTGATGGAAAAGTAGTTAATCAAATAGTAAGAAAGATTTTACAATAG
- a CDS encoding endonuclease/exonuclease/phosphatase family protein: MKKWSRTIFIFFLLGFLFTLRVAYRQHVNVIKYVNDEGISHLEVIAPTNIKSITFDVFDENKQMTHSISLTNPVLKLEDNAKNNNNIFYITKDSVAFNRFNKLVVYNEIEHPRSFEFINLQTQEVNLDRGTSFKESGIEELKIMSYNIHHGKNLLGIYTLDQIANIIKDSEADIIGLQEVDANFARSKFQNQLKYLADKLSMNYVYGDNVNIIGAKYGNGILSKYSIVSYENLKIPSGREQRGLLSAVIDINDQKINFLNTHLGLTASERLVQVQAISKYLSTLSNEVILVGDFNTMYNSREVHEISKKLTDVGYVTNNNYISTFEVPFVSRRIDYIFISSNIEAKDYRIIRERASDHYPIVADVKIKK, translated from the coding sequence ATGAAAAAATGGAGCCGAACTATATTTATATTCTTTTTATTAGGATTTTTATTTACACTTAGAGTAGCTTATCGGCAACATGTAAATGTAATTAAATATGTTAATGATGAAGGTATATCTCATCTTGAAGTTATTGCACCAACCAATATTAAGAGCATTACATTTGATGTATTTGATGAAAATAAACAAATGACTCATTCCATTTCTTTAACAAATCCTGTACTAAAATTAGAGGATAATGCTAAGAATAATAATAATATTTTTTACATTACAAAGGATTCTGTAGCCTTCAATAGATTTAATAAGCTCGTTGTATATAATGAAATAGAACATCCACGATCTTTTGAATTTATTAATTTACAAACACAAGAAGTAAATTTAGATAGAGGCACATCCTTTAAAGAGAGTGGGATAGAAGAGTTGAAGATTATGTCATATAACATTCATCATGGCAAAAATCTCTTAGGAATTTATACGCTGGATCAAATAGCCAATATTATTAAAGATAGTGAAGCTGATATTATTGGATTGCAAGAAGTAGATGCAAACTTTGCTCGTTCGAAATTTCAAAATCAATTAAAATATTTAGCAGATAAATTATCTATGAATTATGTATATGGTGATAATGTAAATATAATTGGTGCAAAGTATGGAAATGGTATATTAAGTAAATATTCAATAGTATCATATGAGAATTTAAAAATACCAAGTGGAAGAGAACAAAGGGGATTATTATCAGCAGTAATAGATATAAATGACCAAAAAATAAACTTTTTGAACACCCATCTAGGATTAACTGCTTCAGAAAGACTAGTTCAAGTACAGGCAATTAGCAAGTATTTAAGCACTCTTTCAAACGAAGTTATTTTAGTTGGAGACTTTAATACTATGTATAATAGTAGAGAGGTTCATGAAATAAGTAAAAAGCTTACAGATGTAGGTTATGTAACTAATAATAATTATATATCTACTTTTGAAGTCCCATTTGTATCCAGAAGAATTGACTATATTTTTATAAGTTCTAATATAGAAGCTAAGGACTATAGAATTATACGTGAAAGGGCATCAGATCATTATCCAATAGTTGCTGATGTTAAAATTAAAAAATAA
- a CDS encoding NfeD family protein, whose protein sequence is MTRKKICCLGILIFTLLFSIVANANVNGENVYVIPIRGEITPAVYQYVEHNLSIIEKDPRAVAVIFEIDTYGGRIDSAEKISQLILNTSIPTISFVNTKAESAGVLLTISSDTIAMAPSSTIGSAETIPNTEKILSTWVSILRSVAQEKGREEDIVAAMADQSIAIPGIIERGRLLNLTTLEAKSLGFTDIVASDYDQILSSLSLPYSNIIMAETTNSIHLANFASNVYIAPLLLAAGFIGLLVEIFMPGFGIGGTVSLISFALYFGGNILAGNTSLITAVIFLVGILLLGIEAFIPGFGVAGVGGIVCVAISIFLASSSVTTAMISIFVSLILTIVVLVLIFKYAPRNKHFSRIVLNTKLDKEKGYTSFVDYSKYIGQTGIVTTPLRPSGTISIDEELLDVISEGQFIEKEELVKISRIEGSRIVVQKIN, encoded by the coding sequence ATGACAAGAAAAAAAATATGTTGTTTAGGGATATTAATATTTACTCTGTTATTTTCTATAGTGGCCAATGCAAATGTAAATGGAGAGAATGTATATGTAATACCAATTAGAGGAGAAATAACTCCCGCTGTATATCAATATGTAGAACATAACTTGTCCATTATAGAAAAAGATCCTAGAGCTGTTGCAGTAATATTTGAAATTGATACTTATGGTGGAAGAATTGACTCTGCTGAAAAGATAAGCCAATTGATTTTAAATACAAGTATACCTACCATATCATTTGTTAATACGAAAGCAGAATCTGCTGGAGTTTTATTGACAATTTCTTCGGATACTATAGCTATGGCACCTAGTAGTACTATTGGATCTGCAGAAACTATCCCTAATACGGAGAAGATACTTTCTACTTGGGTTAGCATACTCAGGAGCGTCGCACAAGAAAAAGGTAGGGAAGAAGATATAGTAGCAGCTATGGCAGATCAATCTATAGCTATACCTGGTATTATTGAACGAGGTAGATTACTAAATCTAACTACATTAGAGGCTAAAAGTTTAGGATTTACCGATATAGTCGCCAGCGATTATGACCAAATTTTAAGTTCTTTATCCTTACCCTATAGTAACATTATTATGGCAGAAACTACTAATAGTATTCATCTAGCAAACTTTGCTAGTAATGTTTATATTGCACCTTTGCTACTAGCAGCAGGCTTTATAGGACTTTTAGTTGAAATATTTATGCCAGGTTTTGGTATAGGGGGGACTGTAAGTTTGATCTCTTTTGCCCTTTATTTTGGTGGAAATATATTAGCTGGAAATACTAGTTTAATAACTGCCGTCATATTTTTAGTAGGTATTCTTTTATTAGGAATAGAAGCTTTTATACCAGGTTTCGGTGTAGCAGGTGTAGGTGGAATCGTGTGTGTAGCCATAAGTATTTTCTTAGCATCCAGCAGTGTTACTACTGCAATGATATCTATTTTTGTTTCATTGATTTTAACTATAGTTGTGTTGGTGCTTATTTTTAAATATGCTCCTAGAAATAAGCATTTTAGTCGTATAGTACTAAACACTAAACTAGATAAAGAAAAAGGATATACTTCATTTGTGGATTATAGTAAGTATATAGGACAAACTGGTATAGTAACTACTCCACTTAGACCATCGGGCACAATATCCATAGATGAAGAGTTATTAGATGTAATTTCTGAAGGTCAATTTATAGAAAAAGAGGAATTAGTAAAAATTAGTAGAATAGAAGGTAGCAGAATAGTAGTTCAAAAAATTAATTAG